The window GAGGTATGGTTTATGGTGAATTTAAGCAAGATAGAATTAACAAAAAGAGGCCAATCTATCAACTTAACGAAATCTCAAGATCAAGGTATAGGAGAAATCCTTGTCAACTTAAACTGGAATCAACAATCTGTTAAACCTTCTGGTGGTTTTTTATCATCCTTATTTGGCACTAAATCGAGCAGCGGAATTGACTTGGATTTAGGTTGTTTATTTGAATTAACGGATGGTTCAAAAAGTTGCGTACAAGCTCTTGGTAATGCATTTGGTAATTTGCATTCTCCACCTTTTGTTGAACTAGATGGCGATGATCGCACTGGTATGGTAAGCGGGGGCGAAAATTTACGTATTAATGGCGATAAGGTCAAGGATATTAAACGAGTGCTAGTATATGCCTTTATTTATGAAGGCGTAGCTAATTGGTCTGAAGCAGATGGCATTGTGACAATTAATTACAAAACAGGACCTAGTATTGAAGTTCGTTTAAATGAACATCGTAATGGTAAAAACATGTGTGCAATTGCCATGATTGAAAATGTAAATAACGAAACATTTAAAGTTGAGCGCCTTGTTGAATATTTTAATGGTCATAAAGAAATGGATGATGCCTATCACTGGGGTCTCTCTTGGCGTGCCGGACGAAAATAATTTCATTACTAAAATGCGTTCGCCAATATATTTGCTAACGACTACATCCACTATGCCGTAAGTTAACAGCCAACTCAATAAGTTCCTCAATATAAATAAGCCGACACCATTTTACTTGCTAAAAGGTGTCAGCTTTTTTTAGGCTTCATTGCGCATTGCCATGAGCTGTTGCTCTGCTTTCACGCGCTGTTCCGTTTGTTCATCACGTAGCTTTCGATAATTAGAAATTCCCAAAACAATCGTATCCCACATTTCTTCAAGTGTCTGTGGCCTTTCAGGTTGCTGTGCCATTACCGAGCTTAGTTGCACCACATCGCTGTTTACTCCCCCAAATTGTTTCATACGATTTTCAAAGGCAGCTGCAGAATCATTCTGTAGTTTTTGACGTTTTTCATTGACTGCATGCATCATACTCATTTTAAAGACTGGAATTGTTGTTATAAATGCATTATTAATTTGCTCGATTAACTCACTATTTCCATTCCGAATCATCTCAATTTGAGGCGCTGCTAAAATAGCAACCATACGCGATCTTTCTAGCTCATCTATTTTTTGTGTCAGCATATCGGTAATCGTTTGCAAAGTAGTTAGCTCCATTTTTGCAATTTGGTTGCCTGCTTCACTCTGTTTTCTATACATCGGCATTAACGTTGTTGTCACTTCATCCAATTTCATTTCAGCCGCTACAATATATTTTTCGATTTCTAGATAATAAGTTAGATCTTCACGATATAGTCGTGCAAGCATACGATTATCATTCGCTAACGCCTCTTCCATTAGTACAAACTGATAATGGATTTTCTCTATATCCCTACCAAGTAAATTGTACTTCTCAAACAAATCCTCATTCTTTTTCGGCGCACGCTTAAACAACTTAGCGAAAAAGCTTTGCTGCTCGATAACTTCTTTTTTATCAAACTTGGACATTAATGCTTCAAGTTGCTTCAGCAAATCGCCTGATTCATTCACTTTAGATTTTGCCAACATGTTTAATATTTGATCTGAAAAACGTGATAGTTTCGTCGAAGGTTCTTTTCCGAGTGCTATTAAATCTAGTTGATTTTTTATATTAATACGATTTGCTATTTGCTGCACTTCGACATTATGACGTAATTGATGTTTTGTCGCTTCCGCTGTTTCTGCCGTCAGTTGTTCGAGTGCGATGGGTACATTTGACATATTGCGCCTCCTTCCCTACTCATCAAAAAAAGCGATTAAATAGTTTTTTGATCATCTTATCTGGCGCAGGCTTTTGCTGCTTTGGTTCTTCGTATTGTAAATCAAACACCATATGCTCTAAACGATGTCCATCAAAGGTATCCTCTTGCAAATGTTTTTCTAAATCGAGTTTGCCTGTTGGATTATAAAATACAATATCAACCCCAAAACGATTTAAAAACGCAAGTAAAGCAGCGTCTTCACGGGCTAACGTAGGCTGTTGTGGCGCTTGGTAAAGTACAAGTTTGGGTACTTCCTGTGAATAATCAAAGCTTTGCAATAGACGCAGTATTTCTTTTGGAATCATGGCCATCTGCTTAAATAAAAATAGCTGTAAATCATACTTCGATTCATTTGGCAGTTGTTTCAAAAGTGGTTGTTCGCAAGATGTTTTAATGGTGTGTGCAATTGCTTGTTGTAGTTCTAGCGACAACTCATCATACTGCCACCAGTCACTTTGCAAAATACGCTCAGTGGATAATTCCCCATTCACAAGACAATGCTTATAATGGAAATGGAAATTAGCTCTACTCGCTTTCGCGTATGGAAACTCTTGCACAAATACGGTTTGCGGACTGGCAAGTATCTTATGCATATAATGCCAATATTCTTCACGTCTACTCGATACACCACTAATTTTTGCAAAAATCACAGGAATCACAACCTCATTCCCAATGACTTCGAACTTCGGACGCACCATTGCCTTTTCATTGGCATAAATAAAAATATCGTCATATGTCATTCGTAAAGTTAAAGAACGAGGCATAAAATCTTTAAATTGCCATGGTCGATAAACGCCCGATTGTTGATCGTGCATTAACTGCTCAAAATGTTGACTGGAGCGATAGCCAACGGTTGCCTGACGATCACGAAGCTTATCGGGGAATGGCTGTAATGTTGTTTGGCTAGCGTAGGCATG of the Lysinibacillus fusiformis genome contains:
- a CDS encoding toxic anion resistance protein, with the protein product MSNVPIALEQLTAETAEATKHQLRHNVEVQQIANRINIKNQLDLIALGKEPSTKLSRFSDQILNMLAKSKVNESGDLLKQLEALMSKFDKKEVIEQQSFFAKLFKRAPKKNEDLFEKYNLLGRDIEKIHYQFVLMEEALANDNRMLARLYREDLTYYLEIEKYIVAAEMKLDEVTTTLMPMYRKQSEAGNQIAKMELTTLQTITDMLTQKIDELERSRMVAILAAPQIEMIRNGNSELIEQINNAFITTIPVFKMSMMHAVNEKRQKLQNDSAAAFENRMKQFGGVNSDVVQLSSVMAQQPERPQTLEEMWDTIVLGISNYRKLRDEQTEQRVKAEQQLMAMRNEA
- a CDS encoding YceG family protein; translated protein: MQTITIESVLERDPDDWLQAFQDSPKLRALYEVTEQQIRFSRIAVRVLGVPIEEDDYFNSLYTLSQNPSVYILSEELNKHIEQKDFQALQSILEQHQQTPKGLSINRLIAMMYGHQLIPKHDDVTMNRHLQLATIRVVERFRDQQSLGLLANDFRRFLIDMVKWLKNHWIQWAKTMKPTDDFPKVVWYGETTISQRYFLLLLMELGCDVLIFHPAAIDEFAEVDVTNMFSITHAYASQTTLQPFPDKLRDRQATVGYRSSQHFEQLMHDQQSGVYRPWQFKDFMPRSLTLRMTYDDIFIYANEKAMVRPKFEVIGNEVVIPVIFAKISGVSSRREEYWHYMHKILASPQTVFVQEFPYAKASRANFHFHYKHCLVNGELSTERILQSDWWQYDELSLELQQAIAHTIKTSCEQPLLKQLPNESKYDLQLFLFKQMAMIPKEILRLLQSFDYSQEVPKLVLYQAPQQPTLAREDAALLAFLNRFGVDIVFYNPTGKLDLEKHLQEDTFDGHRLEHMVFDLQYEEPKQQKPAPDKMIKKLFNRFF